One Saccharomyces eubayanus strain FM1318 chromosome XVI, whole genome shotgun sequence DNA segment encodes these proteins:
- the SEC23 gene encoding GTPase-activating protein SEC23: MDFETNEDINGVRFTWNVFPSTRSDANSNVVPVGCLYTPLKEFDELNVAPYNPVVCSGPHCKSILNPYCVIDPRNSSWSCPICNSRNHLPPQYTNLSQENMPLELQSTTIEYVTNKPVTVPPIFFFVVDLTSETENLDSLKESIITSLSLLPPNALIGLITYGNVVQLHDLSSETIDRCNVFRGDREYQLEALTEMLTGQKPTGPGGAQSHLPNSINKITPFSLNRFFLPLEQVEFKLNQLLENLSPDQWSVPAGHRPLRATGSALNIASLLLQGCYKNIPARIILFAAGPGTVAPGLIVNSELKDPLRSHHDIDSDRAQHYKKASKFYNQVAQRVATNGHTVDIFAGCYDQIGMSEMKQLTDSTGGVLLLTDSFSTAIFKQSYLRLFAKDEEGYLKMAFNGNLAVKTSKDLKIQGLIGHASAIKKTDANNISESEIGIGATSTWKMAALSPYHSYAIFFDIANTAANSNPIMSAPGSADRPHLAYTQFITSYQHSSGTNRIRVTTVANQLLPFGTPAIAASFDQEAAAVLMARIAVHKAETDDGADVIRWLDRTLIKLCQKYADYNKDDPQSFRLAPNFSLYPQFTYYLRRSQFLSVFNNSPDETAFYRHIFTREDTTNSLIMIQPTLTSFSMEDDPQPVLLDSISVKPNTILLLDTFFFILIYHGEQIAQWRKAGYQDDPQYADFKALLEEPKLEAAELLVDRFPLPRFIDTEAGGSQARFLLSKLNPSDNYQDMARGGSTIVLTDDVSLQNFMTHLQQVAVSGQA; this comes from the coding sequence ATGGACTTCGAGACCAATGAAGACATCAACGGGGTCCGTTTCACCTGGAACGTGTTTCCCTCGACCAGAAGCGACGCCAACAGCAACGTCGTCCCCGTCGGCTGCCTGTACACTCCCTTGAAGGAGTTCGACGAATTGAATGTCGCCCCATACAACCCGGTCGTGTGTTCCGGCCCACACTGTAAGTCCATTCTGAACCCATATTGTGTGATCGACCCTCGCAACTCGTCCTGGAGTTGTCCCATCTGTAACTCCAGAAACCACTTGCCTCCGCAGTACACCAACCTGTCGCAGGAGAACATGCCGCTGGAGTTGCAGTCGACCACCATTGAGTACGTCACCAACAAGCCCGTCACTGTGCCCcccatcttcttcttcgtcgtgGACCTGACTTCCGAGACGGAGAACCTGGACTCGCTTAAGGAGTCTATCATCACCTCGCTGTCACTGTTGCCCCCCAACGCCCTCATCGGGCTGATCACGTACGGCAACGTTGTCCAGCTGCACGACCTGTCCAGCGAGACGATTGACAGGTGCAACGTGTTCAGAGGCGACAGAGAGTACCAGCTTGAGGCGTTGACCGAGATGTTGACGGGCCAGAAGCCCACAGGCCCCGGCGGTGCTCAGTCGCATCTACCGAACAGCATAAACAAGATCACGCCGTTCTCTTTGAACAGGTTCTTCCTACCCCTAGAGCAAGTCGAGTTCAAGTTGAACCAACTACTCGAAAACCTGTCTCCGGACCAATGGTCCGTGCCCGCAGGCCACAGACCACTAAGAGCCACCGGGTCCGCTTTGAACATTGCCTCTTTGCTTCTACAAGGCTGCTACAAGAACATTCCTGCAAGAATCATTCTTTTCGCTGCTGGCCCAGGCACCGTRGCCCCAGGGCTGATTGTCAATTCAGAGTTGAAGGACCCCTTGAGATCCCACCACGACATCGACTCTGACCGCGCTCAGCACTACAAGAAGGCCAGCAAGTTCTACAACCAAGTCGCCCAGAGGGTCGCCACCAACGGCCACACCGTCGACATCTTTGCCGGCTGTTACGATCAAATCGGTATGTCAGAAATGAAACAGTTGACCGACTCCACCGGTGGTGTCTTATTGTTGACCGATTCCTTTTCCACCGCGATCTTCAAACAATCCTACTTAAGACTGTTTGCcaaggatgaagaagggtatttgaaaatggcTTTCAACGGTAATCTGGCTGTCAAGACAAGCAAAGACCTGAAGATTCAAGGCTTGATTGGTCATGCCTCCGCCATAAAGAAGACAGACGCCAACAACATCAGCGAGTCCGAAATCGGTATCGGTGCGACTTCCACTTGGAAAATGGCTGCTTTGTCCCCTTACCATTCGtatgcaatttttttcgataTTGCCAACACCGCGGCTAATTCCAACCCAATCATGTCTGCGCCTGGTTCTGCAGACAGACCTCATCTAGCATACACTCAATTCATCACCTCTTACCAGCACTCTTCTGGTACCAACCGTATCAGAGTCACCACCGTGGCAAACCAACTTCTACCCTTCGGCACCCCCGCTATCGCAGCTTCCTTCGATCAAGAAGCTGCGGCTGTGTTGATGGCACGTATCGCCGTCCACAAGGCTGAAACTGATGACGGAGCCGATGTTATTAGATGGCTGGACAGGACTTTGATCAAGCTGTGCCAAAAGTATGCAGACTATAACAAGGACGACCCTCAATCCTTCAGACTGGCTCCAAATTTTTCGTTATATCCTCAATTCACTTACTATTTAAGAAGGTCCCAGTTCTTAAGTGTCTTTAATAATTCCCCCGATGAAACTGCATTTTATAGACATATTTTCACAAGAGAGGATACGACTAATTCTTTAATCATGATCCAACCCACTTTGACATCTTTCTCGATGGAAGATGACCCTCAACCTGTCTTGCTAGATTCCATCTCCGTCAAACCAAACACCATTCTGTTATTAGacactttcttctttatcttaATATACCACGGTGAGCAAATCGCTCAGTGGAGAAAGGCTGGTTACCAAGACGATCCACAATATGCCGATTTCAAAGCCCTTCTAGAAGAACCAAAACTAGAAGCCGCAGAATTATTAGTAGATAGATTTCCACTACCAAGGTTCATTGACACCGAAGCCGGTGGTTCTCAAGCAAGATTCTTACTATCTAAATTGAATCCATCTGACAACTATCAAGATATGGCCCGTGGTGGGTCTACAATTGTCCTGACCGATGATGTATCGTTACAAAACTTCATGACTCACTTACAACAAGTCGCCGTCTCTGGTCAAGCATAG
- the SMX3 gene encoding mRNA splicing protein SMX3 yields the protein MSEASDSNVMQPVNPKPFLKGLVNHRVGVKLKFNNTEYRGTLVSTDNYFNLQLEDTEEFVAGVSHGVLGEIFIRCNNVLYVRQLPN from the coding sequence ATGAGCGAGGCCAGTGACAGCAACGTGATGCAGCCCGTAAACCCGAAGCCCTTCCTCAAGGGCCTGGTCAACCACCGCGTGGGTGTCAAGCTCAAGTTCAACAACACCGAGTACAGGGGCACGCTCGTGTCTACGGACAACTACTTCAACCTACAACTGGAAGACACCGAGGAGTTCGTTGCAGGCGTCTCGCACGGTGTCCTGGGCGAGATCTTCATCCGCTGCAACAACGTGCTCTACGTCAGACAGCTGCCGAACTGA
- the DPM1 gene encoding dolichyl-phosphate beta-D-mannosyltransferase, with amino-acid sequence MSIEYSVIVPAYHERLNIKPLTTRLFAGMGPEMAKKTELIFVDDNSQDGSVEEVDGLAHKGYNVRIIVRTTERGLSSAVLRGFHEAQGQYLVCMDADLQHPPESVPDLFRSLHDHAFTLGTRYAPGVGIDKDWPLYRRVISSTARMMARPLTVASDPMSGFFGLQKKYLENCNPRDINSEGFKIALELLAKLPLPRDPRLAIGEVPFTFGVRTEGESKLSGKVIVQYLQQLKELYVFKFGANNLILFIAFWSILFFYVCYQLFHLVF; translated from the coding sequence ATGAGCATTGAGTACTCCGTTATCGTTCCCGCCTACCACGAAAGGCTAAACATCAAGCCCCTAACCACCCGGCTGTTCGCCGGTATGGGCCCCGAGATGGCCAAGAAGACCGAGCTGATCTTCGTCGACGACAACTCGCAGGACGGCTCCGTCGAGGAGGTCGATGGCCTGGCCCACAAGGGCTACAACGTGCGCATCATCGTCAGGACCACCGAGCGCGGTCTTTCCTCCGCCGTGCTCAGGGGCTTCCACGAGGCCCAGGGCCAGTACCTCGTGTGCATGGACGCCGACCTGCAACACCCACCAGAGAGCGTTCCTGACCTGTTCCGGTCTCTACACGATCACGCGTTCACCCTGGGTACCAGGTACGCTCCCGGCGTTGGCATCGACAAGGACTGGCCGCTGTACAGACGCGTCATCTCCTCCACCGCCAGGATGATGGCCAGACCCTTGACCGTGGCCTCCGACCCCATGAGTGGGTTCTTTGGCCTGCAGAAGAAGTACCTGGAGAACTGCAACCCACGCGACATCAACTCGGAGGGCTTCAAGATCGCGCTTGAGCTGCTCGCCAAGCTGCCTCTGCCAAGAGACCCCAGACTGGCCATCGGCGAGGTGCCCTTTACTTTCGGTGTGAGAACCGAGGGTGAATCCAAGCTCTCGGGCAAAGTCATCGTCCAGTACTTGCAACAGCTGAAGGAGCTTTACGTTTTCAAGTTCGGCGCCAACAACctcatcctcttcatcgCCTTTTGGTCCATCCTGTTTTTCTACGTGTGCTACCAGCTGTTCCATCTGGTCTTTTAA